From one Melioribacteraceae bacterium genomic stretch:
- a CDS encoding sigma-70 family RNA polymerase sigma factor: MNLSQNTNTEQELQQKYRDFETEALPHLDALYNFALKMTADSDEADDLVQETFLRAFRFFDKFEKGTNSKAWLFRIMKNTFINDYRKDSREPNKVDYDDIQNFYENIKASDVKTQHVEQDVFSSLLDDEVTKAISELPEDFRTVVILSDIEGFSYEEIADFVDCPVGTVRSRLHRARKMLFTTLYSYGKDKGYLQDKDKH, encoded by the coding sequence ACTTAAGTCAAAATACAAATACCGAGCAAGAACTTCAGCAAAAATACCGTGATTTTGAAACGGAAGCTCTTCCCCATCTTGATGCACTATATAATTTTGCATTAAAAATGACTGCCGATTCCGATGAAGCCGACGATTTAGTTCAAGAAACTTTTTTACGCGCGTTTCGGTTCTTTGATAAATTCGAAAAGGGCACTAATTCTAAAGCTTGGTTGTTTAGGATAATGAAGAATACCTTTATTAATGATTATAGAAAGGATTCTCGCGAACCAAATAAAGTTGACTATGACGATATTCAAAATTTTTATGAAAATATCAAAGCTTCAGATGTAAAAACGCAGCATGTTGAACAAGATGTATTTAGCAGTCTGCTCGATGATGAAGTAACTAAAGCAATCTCCGAGCTCCCCGAAGATTTTAGAACTGTAGTTATTCTAAGCGATATAGAAGGTTTTTCGTACGAAGAGATAGCTGACTTTGTTGATTGTCCGGTTGGTACAGTTCGATCCAGATTACACAGAGCGAGAAAAATGCTATTTACAACTCTTTATTCCTACGGCAA